One window from the genome of Salvia splendens isolate huo1 chromosome 9, SspV2, whole genome shotgun sequence encodes:
- the LOC121749420 gene encoding uncharacterized protein LOC121749420: MEVSEICPVCNFETETIIHCLISCGLARDCWQRLGVPVISPGERGFIEWLEKIVGCDLEVQVEEVVVVLWHLWFNRNKIIWRNENGSATGIIGAARNCLTAWREAQVQTGEWGGRPHLEEKWVKP, encoded by the coding sequence ATGGAGGTTTCAGAGATCTGCCCGGTGTGCAACTTTGAGACAGAAACtattatccattgtcttattTCTTGTGGTCTTGCTCGTGATTGTTGGCAGAGGCTTGGAGTGCCGGTAATCTCGCCAGGTGAGAGGGGGTTTATTGAATGGTTGGAAAAAATAGTGGGTTGTGATTTAGAGGTGCAAGTTGAAGAAGTGGTTGTTGTGCTGTGGCATCTATGGTTTAACAGAAACAAAATTATTTGGCGGAATGAGAACGGGTCAGCTACTGGAATTATTGGTGCTGCTCGTAATTGTCTGACGGCTTGGAGAGAAGCTCAGGTTCAAACTGGTGAATGGGGTGGGAGACCTCACTTGGAGGAAAAATGGGTGAAGCCGTAG
- the LOC121749421 gene encoding homeobox-leucine zipper protein HOX15-like, translating to MDNNGDGEVCLGLSLGLGLPESCSNREVSQNKITRLLLLDLSFPIHPNNHELNSSQMIRADEDHSASKDDEHEISYGRKKLRLNRDQTTLLEDSFRQHTTPNTGQKQALAGKLNLKPRQVEVWFQNRRARSKLKQTEVECEILKKKCERLSDENRRLKKEVMELRSSLNLEKP from the exons ATGGATAATAATGGAGATGGAGAGGTTTGCCTCGGCCTCAGCCTCGGTTTGGGTTTACCGGAAAGTTGTTCAAATAGAGAAGTTTCACAGAACAAGATAACACGTCTTCTTTTACTTGATCTCTCCTTCCCAATTCACCCAAATAATCATGAACTCAACTCATCCCAAATGATCAGAGCTGACGAAGACCACAGCGCTAGCAAAGACGATGAACATGAAATCAGTTATGGCAGGAAAAAATTGAGGCTCAATAGAGATCAGACCACCTTGCTTGAAGACAGTTTCAGACAGCACACCACCCCCAACACG GGACAAAAACAAGCACTTGCAGGAAAATTGAATCTTAAACCTAGACAAGTGGAAGTTTGGTTTCAAAACAGAAGAGCAAG GAGTAAATTAAAGCAGACAGAGGTAGAGTGTGAGATTTTGAAGAAAAAGTGTGAGAGATTAAGCGATGAGAATCGGAGATTGAAGAAGGAGGTGATGGAGCTACGGTCATCGCTGAATTTAGAAAAGCCATAA